The DNA window GCAAGAAGAGCAGGAAAGGTCCGGGCAGCCGCGAGGGGCGGCTGGTGGTGACTTTCGACGAGGAGAGGCGGAGGTGAGGCCGGGTGGGCTCCCGGGCGGGAGGCAGGGTAGGAAGGCATCCCCCGGGTTCTAAAGCCGGGCGGTGCTGTGTTGCCGGCGGCAGGGAGTACCTGACCGGCTTCCACAAGCGGAAGGTGGAGCGGAGGAAGGCGGCGCTGGAGGAGATCAAACGCAAGCTGaaggaagagcagaggaaaatgaaagaggaGGTGAGGGAAGGGTCTTGTGTCCCCCCTCGCCTGGGCGGGCAGTGAGCGGGCAGGAGGGGCGGGCAGAGGCGCCGCATGACTTGTTTGCGTTCCTCAGCGGCACCAGGAGTACCTGAAGATGCTGAGCGAGAGGGAGGAGGCGCTCGGTACGTGCTGGGCTCTCGGTGGGGAGGGAGCGGGTGCCCGTGGTCCGACAGCCGTGACTGGGTGTTGGGAGCTGCGGCAGGGATGCTCACACGGTGTCCCACAACAACAGCTGCTCGGACAAGCTGGGCAGCAATCTGAGCGGAGACCCTGCAGCCCTCTGTCCCGGGAATCATGAGGGTTGTAAGGAAAGGAACGAGCAGGAGGACATCTCCAAGGTGTCACCAGGTCCCCAGAGGGGGGAGAAGGAGCTTGCCCGCCAAACTTGCAGTGCCAAGCCCTTTATCCCTGTATGCTAAGGCCGAGTGTCACCCCTGCCCAGCATGGTGCATCAGGAACAAGTGAGTTTATCCCGTGAAAAGCTGGGCACTTTGCAGTGCAGGATTTCTTGTGTTCCCAGAAGAGGCTGATGAACTGGAGCACTTGGTGACATCGCGGACAGAGTCTGTGAACATCGACCACCCAAACCACATCGTAACGGTGACCACCATCAGTGACCTGGACCTCTCGGGGACACGCCAGCTGGGACTGACCAGCTCCGTGGTAAAGTCTCTTTCTACCTGTCTGTATCAGCTGTACACACTCCTGGGGCTGGTGAGGTAGGGCTGGTGGTCCCTGAGTATGTCCAAGGCCTTGAAGCTGGCTGGTAACAGGGATGAAAAGCGAATCTCAtacttttatgtttttccaCAATTTAAATTTGGCCTctaaagagaaggaaatgtcCTGTGTGAATAGCTCACTCCAAGCTTCCCTGGAATCGTTTGCTAGTCCTAACTGACTCTGGTTAAAGAAAAAGTGTTACTTGACTGCATGGCAACAGTTTAATACTTTAAAAGCTCATAAAAGACAAGCAGAAAGATTTTAGACTTTGCTGCATGGTTTGTCCTTGattttttccctgtgtcctgtgcagaAATATTACTGTTAGCATGAGGAGGCATCTCTCTCTCCGTGTTTCTGTGCCCGGATCACAAATAAGGAAACCATTCAGTTCTGGTTATGGTCACTTTTATTCTCAAAATACATTGTAACTAAGATATTATAGTTGTTTCGTAGAGACTCTGGGGTATTGGTTATGCTTACATTTGTAAAGTCATCTAATCTGAAAATCCACTCAAAGAGGTCTTGATAGTAATTTAAGCAAAAGCCAAGACCCTCAGTTCACTCAAGTTTAAACTTCAGTCACATGGCCATTAAGATCATGCTGAAGTTCTTTCTTGGACTTGGGGTGGATTACTGTAGGACATCTCTGCTTATGCCTTTCTGCAGGACTGCAGTGGAAACTTTGACATTTGGACAGCGAGGGGTGTGGAGAATTAAACAATCTTCATCTGTGGCTAGTTAGTTCACAAAACAGGATGAAACCAAAAAGGCAGTGGAAACACCAGAATCACCGAAAGTGCTTTCTTTTTAAGGGAAAAACTGATGGAtctgaagaagagaaaggcGAAGAGGTGGTGAACAAACCTGTGAGAACAATGCCCAAGAAATCCAGAAACCCCTTCCTGTCTGAAAAGTATGTACAGATTCCTTCAGGCCTTGGCTGTCCGGCTCTGGAAATTGGGAACATTATGTTCGGGGATGCGCGGCGTGGCCGCGGTGCGGTGCGGGCAGGGGGCGCTGGCGGAGCGCGGCCCGCTCGGCTCCTGCCTCTCCGGTGACCGCGCGGGAGGAGCGGGAGGAGAGTGGGCTTCGTCCTCACCTCTTACCTCGTCCTGCATCGCAGCACATTCCGCAGCGAGCAGAGCTCGTCCCTAGGGTTGAAGGTCAGAGGCTCCTAAAGCTGGAAGCTCAGGCGTTCTCACATTTTTCGGTATCCAG is part of the Cinclus cinclus chromosome 4, bCinCin1.1, whole genome shotgun sequence genome and encodes:
- the NOL12 gene encoding nucleolar protein 12 produces the protein MGRKKSRKGPGSREGRLVVTFDEERRREYLTGFHKRKVERRKAALEEIKRKLKEEQRKMKEERHQEYLKMLSEREEALEEADELEHLVTSRTESVNIDHPNHIVTVTTISDLDLSGTRQLGLTSSVGKTDGSEEEKGEEVVNKPVRTMPKKSRNPFLSEKISSLTATLHMHSQKKRKGKRSQRGQGSRKKIQKSGTGRTTKTQRRRLTGKMGRDQD